One Solibacillus sp. R5-41 DNA segment encodes these proteins:
- the rimP gene encoding ribosome maturation factor RimP → MSKITSIIEELVTPIVEELDLELVDIEFIKEGRDWFLRVYVDTRAGGIDILQCAQVSERLSEKLDENDPIEQNYYLEVSSPGAERPLKKQEDFENAIGKYIYVKTYEPIKDLKEFLGYLRAYTETYLEIEIRIKTRKLTVQIDKEKIAQARLAIDFSDKQI, encoded by the coding sequence ATGAGTAAAATTACGTCGATCATTGAAGAGCTAGTGACACCAATCGTTGAAGAGCTTGATTTAGAATTAGTTGACATCGAGTTCATAAAAGAAGGACGCGACTGGTTCCTTCGTGTTTATGTAGACACACGAGCAGGAGGCATTGACATTTTACAATGCGCTCAAGTAAGTGAACGTTTAAGCGAAAAATTGGATGAAAATGATCCAATCGAGCAAAACTATTATTTAGAAGTTTCTTCACCAGGCGCTGAACGCCCATTAAAAAAGCAAGAGGACTTCGAGAATGCAATTGGCAAATATATTTATGTGAAGACGTATGAACCAATAAAGGATTTAAAAGAATTCCTTGGTTATTTACGTGCATATACTGAAACATATTTAGAAATTGAAATTCGTATTAAAACCCGCAAACTAACAGTACAAATTGACAAAGAAAAAATTGCGCAAGCCCGACTTGCCATTGATTTTTCAGATAAGCAAATTTAG
- the nusA gene encoding transcription termination factor NusA, which produces MSSELLDALTALEEQKGISRDVLIEAIEAALVTAYKRNFNQAQNVRVDLNLNTGLMVVYSRKDVVEDVEDERLEIALEDAKYINEAYEIGDVVEEEVTPRNFGRIAAQTAKQVVTQRVREAERGLIYEEYVDREDDIVTGVIERQDARNIYVSIGKVEAALPVNEQIQGEVYKPQSRIRVYITKVERTTRGPQVIVSRTHPGLLRRLFEMEVPEIYDGTVEVKSIAREAGDRSKISVYAHNEEVDPVGSCVGAKGARVQTIVNALNGEKIDIVEWSEDPVVFVANALSPSKVLDVQVNEEEKSTTVVVPDYQLSLAIGKRGQNARLAAKLTGWKIDIKSETDARELGLYPSETSTFIPQEDSQEVAFDLYGDDEE; this is translated from the coding sequence ATGAGTAGTGAATTACTAGATGCCCTAACTGCCCTAGAGGAGCAAAAAGGTATTTCAAGAGATGTGTTAATTGAAGCGATTGAAGCCGCTTTAGTTACAGCCTATAAACGCAACTTTAACCAAGCGCAAAATGTACGCGTAGACTTAAATCTTAATACAGGATTAATGGTTGTTTATTCACGTAAAGACGTTGTAGAAGATGTAGAAGATGAACGTCTAGAAATTGCATTAGAAGATGCAAAATATATTAATGAAGCCTACGAAATTGGTGACGTGGTAGAAGAAGAAGTAACACCTCGCAATTTTGGTCGTATTGCAGCACAAACTGCGAAACAAGTTGTAACACAACGTGTTCGTGAAGCAGAGCGTGGTCTTATTTATGAAGAATATGTAGACCGTGAAGATGATATTGTAACAGGTGTTATTGAGCGTCAAGATGCACGTAATATTTACGTAAGCATTGGTAAAGTAGAAGCGGCATTACCTGTAAATGAGCAAATTCAAGGTGAAGTTTATAAGCCACAATCACGTATTCGTGTTTATATTACGAAGGTAGAACGTACAACTCGTGGTCCACAAGTAATTGTATCTCGTACTCATCCTGGTTTACTACGTCGCCTATTTGAAATGGAAGTACCAGAAATTTATGATGGTACAGTAGAAGTGAAATCGATTGCACGTGAAGCGGGAGACCGTTCTAAAATTTCAGTTTATGCACATAACGAAGAAGTGGATCCAGTAGGTTCATGTGTTGGTGCAAAGGGTGCACGTGTACAAACGATTGTAAACGCATTAAATGGTGAAAAAATCGACATTGTGGAATGGTCTGAGGATCCAGTTGTTTTCGTAGCAAATGCACTTAGCCCTTCAAAAGTTTTAGACGTTCAAGTTAATGAAGAAGAAAAATCAACAACAGTCGTAGTACCAGATTACCAATTATCGCTTGCAATTGGTAAACGCGGTCAAAATGCTCGATTAGCTGCTAAGTTAACGGGTTGGAAGATTGATATTAAGAGCGAAACAGATGCTCGTGAATTAGGATTATATCCTTCAGAAACGAGCACATTCATTCCCCAAGAAGATTCACAAGAAGTTGCTTTCGACTTATATGGTGATGACGAAGAATAA
- the rnpM gene encoding RNase P modulator RnpM has translation MAVNKKVPLRKCVATGEMLPKKSLIRVVRSKEGEVSVDVTGKKPGRGAYVSKTEAVVDIARKKNILDRQLDVKVPDEIYEELLTLIRRESIV, from the coding sequence ATGGCTGTAAATAAAAAGGTCCCATTACGAAAATGCGTGGCAACAGGTGAAATGTTACCGAAAAAATCATTGATTCGTGTCGTCCGTTCAAAGGAAGGCGAAGTAAGCGTTGATGTTACGGGGAAGAAACCTGGGCGTGGAGCTTATGTTTCGAAAACAGAAGCGGTTGTTGACATTGCGCGTAAAAAGAATATTTTAGATCGCCAGCTTGATGTAAAAGTGCCAGATGAAATCTATGAGGAATTATTGACCCTTATTCGTAGGGAGTCAATCGTATGA
- a CDS encoding YlxQ family RNA-binding protein → MTNPALLQLLGLAARARKTISGEELVVKEIRGGNAKLVLLASDASKNTSKKIQDKCTFYNVEYYIFGDRYDLGHATGKEARVAIAITDSGFAKKMSSLLNEN, encoded by the coding sequence ATGACAAATCCCGCATTGCTTCAGCTGTTAGGCTTAGCAGCACGTGCACGAAAAACAATCTCTGGAGAAGAACTAGTGGTCAAGGAGATACGTGGTGGAAATGCAAAATTAGTGCTACTTGCATCAGATGCTTCCAAAAATACTAGTAAAAAAATTCAAGATAAATGTACGTTTTACAACGTTGAGTATTATATTTTTGGGGATCGTTATGATCTTGGACATGCTACCGGGAAGGAAGCTCGTGTAGCGATTGCTATTACTGATAGCGGATTTGCTAAAAAAATGTCTAGTCTACTCAACGAAAATTAA
- the infB gene encoding translation initiation factor IF-2 has protein sequence MSKVRVHEYAKKVNKTSKEIIDHLTKIDQPVKNHMAVIDVETVSKLDSVFKQVAEPTKNTSIKPTVKAANETPRVQQGQPKRENQARQQAVSTNQQQKQTNIATGQPQSQQGEKQKNAKGNQNRNMTQNTNNNRKGGNPSNNSNNNNKGGFQQRRKPGINGGKRRTNRPAPQPMVQKELPEKITFYESLSVAELAKKLHREPSEIIKKLFMLGVMATINQELDKDAIELICTDYGVEVEEEIRIDKTDLDTYFDESIVEVDENALEERPPVVTIMGHVDHGKTSLLDSIRKTKVTAGEAGGITQHIGAYQVEINEKKISFLDTPGHAAFTTMRARGASITDIAIIVVAADDGVMPQTVEAINHAKAAEVPIIVAINKMDKPSANPDRVQQELTEHGLVPEAWGGDTIFVPISALKGEGIDQLLEMILLVSEVGELKANPTRTAIGTVIEAQLDKGRGAVATLLVQDGTLRVGDPIVVGHAYGRVRAMVNDLGRRIKSAGPSMPIEITGLNEVPQAGDRFVVFQDEKTARQVGESRSMTAIQAQRSEKQRVTLDNLFEQMSQGEMKELNLIVKADVQGTVEAMASSLMKIDVEGVNVKIIHTGAGAITESDISLAAASNAIVIGFNVRPDTNAKRAADEEGVDIRQHRIIYKVIEEIEQAMKGMLDPEYEEKIVGQAEVRQAIKVSKVGTIAGSYVIEGKMVRDAGVRIIRENVVIFEGELDSLKRFKDDAKEVARGYECGITIKNYNDVKEGDIIEAFIMEEIIRK, from the coding sequence ATGAGCAAAGTAAGAGTTCATGAATATGCGAAAAAGGTAAATAAAACGAGTAAGGAAATTATTGACCATTTAACAAAAATTGATCAACCCGTGAAAAATCACATGGCGGTCATTGATGTTGAAACTGTTTCGAAACTTGATTCTGTCTTTAAGCAAGTAGCAGAACCAACAAAAAATACTTCAATAAAACCAACTGTTAAAGCTGCCAATGAAACACCAAGAGTACAGCAGGGGCAACCGAAAAGAGAAAATCAAGCACGTCAACAAGCTGTTTCAACGAATCAGCAACAAAAGCAAACAAACATTGCCACAGGGCAACCACAATCGCAACAGGGCGAAAAACAAAAGAATGCAAAAGGTAACCAAAACAGAAATATGACTCAAAATACAAACAATAACCGCAAAGGCGGCAATCCAAGTAATAATAGCAACAACAATAATAAGGGGGGTTTCCAACAACGTAGAAAGCCAGGTATTAATGGCGGTAAACGTCGTACAAATCGTCCAGCACCACAACCAATGGTGCAAAAAGAACTACCAGAAAAAATTACATTCTATGAAAGCTTATCAGTAGCTGAATTAGCAAAAAAATTGCACCGTGAGCCATCAGAAATTATCAAAAAATTATTTATGCTTGGTGTTATGGCAACAATTAACCAAGAATTAGATAAGGATGCAATTGAATTAATTTGTACAGACTATGGTGTAGAAGTTGAAGAAGAAATCCGTATCGACAAAACAGACCTGGATACGTACTTCGATGAGTCAATCGTAGAAGTAGACGAAAATGCATTAGAAGAGCGTCCACCAGTTGTGACAATTATGGGTCACGTTGACCACGGTAAAACATCGTTACTTGACTCAATCCGTAAAACGAAAGTAACAGCGGGCGAAGCAGGTGGGATTACGCAACATATCGGTGCGTATCAAGTTGAAATTAATGAAAAGAAAATTTCATTCTTAGATACCCCTGGTCACGCAGCATTCACAACGATGCGTGCTCGTGGTGCATCAATTACAGATATTGCAATTATCGTAGTAGCAGCTGACGACGGTGTAATGCCTCAAACAGTGGAAGCGATTAACCACGCGAAAGCTGCTGAAGTACCAATTATCGTAGCAATCAACAAAATGGATAAACCATCTGCTAATCCGGACCGTGTACAACAAGAGTTAACAGAGCACGGTTTAGTACCTGAAGCATGGGGTGGAGATACAATCTTCGTACCAATTTCAGCGTTAAAAGGTGAAGGGATTGACCAACTTTTAGAAATGATTTTATTAGTTTCTGAAGTAGGTGAATTAAAAGCAAATCCAACTCGTACTGCAATCGGTACAGTTATCGAAGCACAACTTGATAAAGGTCGTGGAGCAGTTGCAACATTACTAGTTCAAGATGGTACATTACGTGTTGGTGACCCAATCGTAGTAGGTCATGCATATGGTCGTGTACGTGCAATGGTAAATGATCTTGGTCGACGTATTAAATCAGCTGGTCCATCTATGCCAATTGAAATAACTGGCTTGAACGAAGTGCCACAAGCGGGTGACCGTTTCGTCGTATTCCAGGATGAAAAAACTGCTCGTCAAGTTGGTGAGTCTCGTTCAATGACAGCGATTCAAGCACAACGCTCTGAAAAACAACGTGTGACGCTTGATAACTTATTTGAACAAATGAGCCAAGGTGAAATGAAAGAGCTTAACTTAATCGTAAAAGCTGACGTACAAGGTACTGTGGAAGCAATGGCTTCATCATTAATGAAAATTGATGTTGAAGGTGTAAATGTTAAAATTATCCACACTGGTGCGGGCGCAATTACAGAATCAGATATCTCTCTTGCGGCAGCTTCAAATGCAATCGTTATTGGCTTCAACGTACGTCCAGATACGAACGCAAAACGAGCAGCAGATGAGGAAGGCGTAGACATTCGTCAACACCGTATCATCTATAAAGTAATTGAAGAAATCGAACAAGCGATGAAAGGTATGCTAGACCCTGAGTACGAAGAAAAAATCGTTGGTCAAGCAGAAGTTCGTCAAGCGATTAAAGTATCAAAAGTGGGTACAATTGCTGGTTCTTACGTTATCGAAGGTAAAATGGTTCGTGACGCAGGCGTTCGTATTATCCGTGAAAATGTTGTTATTTTTGAAGGCGAATTAGATTCATTAAAACGCTTCAAAGATGATGCAAAAGAAGTAGCAAGAGGCTATGAGTGTGGTATCACAATTAAAAACTACAATGATGTTAAAGAAGGCGACATTATTGAAGCATTCATTATGGAAGAAATTATTCGTAAATAA
- a CDS encoding DUF503 domain-containing protein, whose amino-acid sequence MIVYAEVEFLIPTAHSLKEKRAVLQRMVTRTKQKFNVSVAEIDHQDVWQRTRLALVSVASSKDAAERELMHAIHFLQSNPQWEQLEFYREYL is encoded by the coding sequence ATGATTGTATATGCAGAAGTTGAATTCTTGATTCCTACTGCCCACTCATTGAAAGAAAAACGCGCTGTTCTTCAGAGAATGGTGACCCGTACAAAACAAAAATTTAATGTTTCCGTTGCTGAGATTGACCATCAAGATGTTTGGCAGCGCACAAGGTTAGCACTTGTTTCCGTCGCTTCTTCAAAAGATGCTGCGGAACGAGAGTTGATGCATGCTATTCATTTTTTACAGTCAAATCCACAATGGGAACAACTCGAATTTTATCGAGAATATTTATAA
- the rbfA gene encoding 30S ribosome-binding factor RbfA, whose amino-acid sequence MSLRSNRVGEQIKKELVEIIGRKIKDPRVGFVTVTEVAVTGDLQQATVYITSLGNERERAETLKALEKASGFIRSEIGTRIRLRRTPEFFFEFDTAIEYGNKIDALLRGLHESQ is encoded by the coding sequence ATGTCTCTACGTTCTAACCGTGTTGGTGAACAAATAAAAAAAGAACTTGTTGAAATTATTGGACGCAAAATTAAAGATCCGCGTGTGGGGTTTGTGACTGTGACAGAAGTAGCTGTTACTGGTGACTTACAACAAGCGACCGTATATATCACATCTTTAGGCAATGAACGCGAGCGTGCAGAAACACTGAAGGCTTTAGAAAAAGCATCTGGATTTATCCGATCAGAAATCGGCACTCGCATTCGTTTGCGTCGCACACCTGAGTTCTTTTTTGAATTCGATACAGCAATCGAGTATGGAAATAAAATCGATGCATTGCTTCGTGGCTTACACGAGAGTCAATAA
- the truB gene encoding tRNA pseudouridine(55) synthase TruB, which translates to MNGILPLWKERGMTSHDCVFKLRKILKTKKVGHTGTLDPGVEGVLPICIGQATRIAEYLTDTGKTYEAVVSIGRTTTTEDAEGETVAQDGTFKSLDRSQILQALHSLTGEIEQTPPMFSAVKVNGKKLYEYARAGQTVERPTRRITIHELELLDDAQHYEGEEIHFSIRIKCSKGTYIRTLAVQIGEALGFPAHMHELVRTASGTFTKENCLKLAEVAELMEAEQPQQFLLPVEYALSNYPYIEITPDIEKQIFNGQVLPIHTLLKEHDKIVYGLEGRAFAVYIAHPTKLDQMKPDKMFPELD; encoded by the coding sequence ATGAATGGCATTCTTCCATTATGGAAAGAGCGCGGAATGACGAGTCATGACTGCGTTTTTAAACTTCGCAAAATTTTAAAGACAAAAAAAGTAGGGCATACGGGCACGCTGGACCCTGGTGTTGAAGGGGTTTTACCAATATGCATTGGGCAAGCAACTCGAATTGCAGAATATTTAACAGATACAGGAAAAACATATGAAGCGGTTGTTTCAATCGGTCGTACAACAACGACTGAGGATGCAGAAGGTGAAACAGTAGCACAGGATGGAACGTTCAAATCATTGGACCGTTCGCAAATTTTACAAGCCCTTCATTCGTTAACAGGTGAAATTGAACAAACGCCACCAATGTTTTCAGCGGTGAAAGTAAATGGTAAAAAGTTGTATGAATATGCACGTGCCGGTCAAACAGTGGAACGACCTACACGAAGAATTACAATTCATGAACTCGAATTATTAGACGATGCACAACATTACGAAGGGGAAGAAATTCATTTTTCAATTCGAATTAAGTGCTCGAAGGGGACGTATATTCGTACACTTGCCGTTCAAATAGGAGAAGCATTAGGATTCCCAGCCCATATGCATGAACTTGTTCGCACAGCATCGGGTACTTTTACAAAAGAAAATTGTTTGAAGCTTGCTGAAGTTGCGGAATTAATGGAAGCAGAGCAGCCACAACAATTTTTATTACCAGTAGAATACGCGCTCTCTAATTACCCGTATATCGAAATAACACCAGACATCGAAAAGCAAATTTTCAATGGACAAGTACTTCCAATCCATACATTACTAAAGGAACATGATAAAATTGTATATGGATTAGAAGGAAGAGCATTTGCGGTATATATCGCACATCCGACAAAATTAGACCAAATGAAACCGGATAAAATGTTTCCCGAACTAGATTAG
- a CDS encoding riboflavin biosynthesis protein RibF has product MNVIHLKYPHQLNQEHHAEAYSLAVGFFDGVHKGHQAVIQKAKEKAKQLGIKSALMTFDPHPSIVLGERNEKVFYITPLAQKLDTLTSLGIDTVFVVNFTSDFAKLTPEQFIQHFITDLNIQHVTAGFDFSFGAFGKGNMQMMEQLSKGKFGVTIVEKQEDVADKISSTRIRKSLQDGDMEQVRSLLGRAFEVPGIVVHGDKRGRTMGFPTANVQPMAGCYIPATGVYAVKISVQNEWYNGVCNVGYKPTFNNPDEKQLSVEVHILNFDKNIYGEEVVVGWYNRIRSERKFNGIDALIQQIELDKQQAIEYFEQLS; this is encoded by the coding sequence ATGAACGTCATTCATTTAAAATATCCGCATCAATTGAACCAAGAGCATCATGCAGAAGCTTACTCTTTAGCAGTTGGTTTTTTTGATGGTGTGCATAAAGGACACCAAGCGGTTATCCAAAAAGCAAAAGAGAAGGCAAAGCAACTCGGTATTAAATCGGCGCTTATGACATTTGATCCGCATCCGTCGATCGTACTTGGTGAACGCAACGAGAAAGTGTTTTATATTACACCGCTTGCTCAAAAATTAGATACATTAACAAGCTTAGGAATCGATACGGTATTTGTAGTGAACTTTACATCTGACTTTGCTAAGCTGACACCCGAGCAGTTTATCCAACACTTTATAACGGATTTGAATATTCAGCATGTAACAGCAGGCTTTGATTTTTCTTTTGGAGCATTTGGCAAAGGGAATATGCAAATGATGGAACAGTTAAGTAAGGGCAAATTTGGTGTAACGATTGTTGAAAAGCAAGAAGATGTTGCAGATAAAATTAGTTCAACGCGCATTCGAAAATCTTTGCAAGACGGTGATATGGAGCAGGTTCGTTCCCTATTAGGCCGTGCCTTTGAAGTTCCAGGGATTGTTGTTCATGGCGATAAACGAGGTCGTACAATGGGCTTCCCAACAGCCAATGTCCAACCAATGGCAGGCTGCTACATACCAGCGACAGGTGTTTATGCTGTTAAAATTTCAGTGCAAAATGAGTGGTATAACGGCGTATGTAATGTCGGATATAAGCCAACATTTAATAATCCGGATGAAAAACAATTATCAGTAGAAGTTCACATTCTTAATTTTGATAAAAATATATATGGTGAAGAAGTTGTTGTTGGCTGGTACAATCGTATTCGCAGTGAGCGAAAGTTTAATGGGATTGATGCCCTCATCCAACAAATCGAACTAGATAAGCAACAAGCAATTGAATATTTTGAACAGCTATCATAA
- the rpsO gene encoding 30S ribosomal protein S15: MAITQLRKNEIIAEYRTHESDTGSPEVQIAVLTAEINALNTHLSTHKKDFHSQRGLLKMVGRRRHLLKFLREKDVQRYRELINKLGLRR; encoded by the coding sequence ATGGCAATTACACAATTACGTAAAAACGAAATTATCGCTGAGTACCGCACTCACGAAAGCGACACGGGTTCTCCAGAAGTACAAATCGCTGTATTAACTGCAGAAATCAACGCGTTAAACACACACTTATCAACTCACAAAAAGGATTTCCACTCTCAACGTGGTCTTCTTAAAATGGTAGGTCGTCGTCGTCACTTATTAAAATTCTTACGTGAAAAAGACGTACAACGTTACCGTGAATTAATTAATAAACTTGGATTACGTCGTTAA
- the pnp gene encoding polyribonucleotide nucleotidyltransferase: protein MNEKKVFSYEWAGRPLVIEVGQLAKQANGAALVRYGETAVLSTATMSKSPKALDFFPLTVNYEEKLYAAGKIPGGFIKREGRPSESAILASRLIDRPIRPMFPDGFRNEVQVISMVMSNDQNNPSDVAAMFGSSLALAVSNIPFDGPIAGVHVGYVDGEFVINPTVEQAAKSTIQLTVAGNKDGINMVEAGALEVTEEIMLEAIMFGHEEIKNLIAFQEEIVAAVGKEKVEVVLYELDAQLTADIKAACETEMNTAIQTVEKHAREEAINVVKERIITSYVEQEVTDETMKQVKGILDQMVKDEVRRLITEDKVRPDGRKLDEIRALSSEVGLLDRTHGSALFTRGQTQALSICTLGALGDVQIIDGLGVEESKRWMHHYNFPQFSVGETGPIRGPGRREIGHGALGERALLAVIPDEETFPYTIRCVSEVLESNGSTSQASICASTLAMMDAGVPLKAPVAGIAMGLIKKDEHYSILTDIQGMEDHLGDMDFKVAGTAKGVTALQMDIKIDGLSRNILEEALTQAKIGRMHILQSMLATLTESRTTLSKYAPKITVIKINPDKIRDIIGPGGKQINKIIDETGVKIDTEQDGTIYIASSDESMINRAREIIESIVREAKVGEYYMSTVKRIEKFGAFCEIFPGKDGLLHISEIQEERTKAVEDVLKLGDQLLVKCIEIDNQGRVNLSRKIVVKEEKERAEQA, encoded by the coding sequence ATGAACGAAAAAAAGGTCTTTTCGTATGAATGGGCTGGCCGTCCACTAGTAATAGAAGTTGGACAGTTAGCAAAACAAGCAAATGGTGCAGCACTTGTGCGCTATGGCGAAACAGCAGTATTATCAACAGCAACAATGTCAAAATCTCCAAAAGCATTAGATTTCTTCCCATTAACAGTAAACTATGAAGAAAAACTATACGCAGCTGGTAAAATCCCAGGTGGTTTTATTAAACGTGAAGGACGTCCATCAGAGTCAGCTATTTTAGCCTCTCGTTTAATCGACCGTCCAATCCGTCCAATGTTCCCAGATGGCTTCCGTAACGAAGTACAAGTTATTTCAATGGTTATGTCAAATGACCAAAACAATCCTTCAGATGTAGCAGCAATGTTTGGATCTTCATTAGCATTAGCTGTATCTAATATTCCTTTTGACGGACCAATTGCAGGCGTACATGTTGGATATGTTGATGGCGAATTTGTGATCAACCCAACAGTAGAGCAAGCTGCAAAATCAACGATCCAATTAACAGTAGCAGGTAATAAAGACGGCATCAACATGGTTGAGGCAGGTGCATTAGAAGTAACAGAAGAAATCATGCTTGAAGCAATCATGTTTGGTCATGAAGAAATCAAGAACTTAATCGCTTTCCAAGAAGAAATTGTAGCAGCAGTTGGAAAAGAAAAAGTAGAAGTGGTACTTTACGAATTAGATGCACAGTTAACAGCGGACATTAAAGCGGCTTGTGAAACAGAAATGAACACTGCGATTCAAACAGTTGAAAAGCATGCACGTGAAGAAGCGATCAATGTTGTCAAAGAACGCATCATCACTTCTTATGTAGAGCAAGAAGTAACGGACGAAACGATGAAGCAAGTAAAAGGCATTTTAGATCAAATGGTCAAAGATGAAGTTCGTCGTTTAATTACGGAAGATAAAGTACGTCCAGATGGTCGTAAATTAGATGAAATTCGTGCACTTTCTTCTGAAGTTGGTCTATTAGATCGTACACATGGTTCAGCACTATTCACACGTGGTCAAACGCAGGCACTTTCAATCTGTACATTAGGTGCTTTAGGCGATGTGCAAATTATTGATGGTCTTGGTGTTGAAGAGTCAAAACGTTGGATGCACCATTATAACTTCCCTCAATTCTCAGTAGGGGAAACAGGTCCAATTCGTGGTCCGGGTCGTCGTGAAATCGGTCACGGTGCATTAGGTGAGCGCGCATTACTAGCAGTTATTCCAGATGAAGAAACATTCCCATATACAATTCGTTGCGTATCAGAAGTTTTAGAATCTAACGGTTCAACTTCTCAAGCGTCAATTTGTGCATCAACATTAGCAATGATGGATGCAGGTGTTCCTTTAAAAGCACCGGTAGCAGGAATTGCGATGGGTCTTATTAAAAAAGACGAGCACTACTCTATTTTAACAGACATTCAAGGTATGGAAGATCACCTTGGTGACATGGACTTTAAAGTTGCAGGTACAGCTAAAGGTGTAACGGCACTTCAAATGGACATTAAAATTGATGGTTTATCACGCAATATTTTAGAAGAAGCGTTAACACAAGCGAAAATCGGCCGTATGCATATTTTACAGTCAATGCTTGCAACATTAACGGAATCACGTACAACGCTTTCAAAATACGCACCAAAAATTACGGTTATTAAAATCAATCCAGATAAAATCCGTGATATTATCGGACCTGGTGGTAAACAAATTAATAAAATTATTGACGAAACAGGCGTAAAAATTGATACAGAGCAAGATGGTACAATTTATATCGCTTCATCAGATGAGTCAATGATTAACCGTGCTCGTGAAATTATTGAATCAATCGTACGTGAAGCAAAAGTTGGCGAATACTACATGTCAACAGTTAAACGTATCGAAAAATTCGGTGCATTCTGTGAAATCTTCCCAGGTAAAGATGGTTTACTACACATTTCAGAAATTCAAGAAGAACGTACGAAAGCAGTAGAAGACGTATTAAAATTGGGCGATCAATTACTTGTAAAATGTATCGAAATTGACAATCAAGGACGAGTAAACTTATCTCGTAAAATTGTTGTTAAAGAAGAAAAAGAACGTGCAGAGCAAGCATAA